A region of Fusarium keratoplasticum isolate Fu6.1 chromosome 6, whole genome shotgun sequence DNA encodes the following proteins:
- a CDS encoding hypothetical protein (Related to hexamer-binding protein HEXBP [Fusarium proliferatum]), whose translation MSSLSRRACYKCGNVGHYAEVCSSAERLCYNCKQPGHESNGCPLPRTTEAKQCYHCQGLGHVQADCPTLRLSGTGTSGRCYNCGQPGHLARACPNPVGPALGRGAPMGRGGFAGGYGRGGFAGGPRPATCYKCGGPNHFARDCQAQAMKCYACGKLGHISRDCTAPNGGPLNTAGKTCYQCGEAGHISRDCPQKNAPGEIPPEVDMSNVPAPPVAPIAPVA comes from the exons ATGTCTTCCCTTTCTCGACGTGCTTGCTACAAGTGTGGCAATGTTGGCCACTATGCTGAGGTCTGCTCCTCTGCTGAGCGACTTTGCTACAACT GCAAGCAGCCTG GCCACGAGTCCAACGGCTGCCCTCTTCCCCGTACcaccgaggccaagcagTGCTACCACTGCCAAGGTCTGGGCCACGTCCAGGCTGACTGCCCTACTCTCCGCCTGAGCGGTACTGGCACCAGCGGCCGCTGCTACAACTGCGGCCAGCCCGGTCACCTTGCT CGCGCCTGCCCTAACCCTGTTGGCCCTGCTCTTGGCCGTGGTGCCCCCATGGGCCGCGGCGGCTTTGCCGGTGGTTACGGCCGTGGTGGTTTCGCTGGCGGCCCCCGTCCCGCTACTTGCTACAAGTGCGGTGGCCCCAACCACTTTGCCCGTGACTGCCAGGCTCAGGCCATGAAGTGCTACGCCTGCGGCAAGCTCGGCCACATCTCCCGGGACTGCACTGCTCCCAACGGTGGCCCTCTTAACACTGCTGGCAAGACCTGCTACCAGTGCGGCGAGGCCGGTCACATCTCTCGGGACTGCCCTCAGAAGAACGCCCCCGGCGAGATCCCTCCCGAGGTTGACATGAGCAACGTCCCTGCTCCCCCTGTTGCTCCTATTGCCCCCGTGGCTTAA